Genomic window (Chelmon rostratus isolate fCheRos1 chromosome 15, fCheRos1.pri, whole genome shotgun sequence):
catgaagcttATTTAAAGTAAACCACAATTCAGGTGTCATTACAGGAGCAATATGTAAGAATTtaagtttaaaacattcaagAGTTAACTAAAATTGTCCACAGAATATAAAGAAATACTttcaaaaatacagttttgatgTTACATCATAGAGATCTATGTGCTACAGAGGCATCTACTgaatttagcatgctaaccagctagccccaATCAGCCTTGTCTCATAATACCAgtttgtacctcaagaggcgaTAGTGAGTCACTGTAGCATCCAGTCTGCCTTCAGTCTAACAACACAGAGGTGGTGCTTGTCGAAGCTGAAGCCACAGTCCATCATCTTGGTACAGTAGTGCCTAATCCAGCACTGCTCCCCATCCTCATCCTTCCAGCAGTGCAaggctgcacagctaactgagctaactggCTAAGGGCATCTACAGTTAGTGGTTACTCTGGTaatatgctgccccctatttgtttggagtttCAACTCAACAGGTGGCCAATTCTCACATATTGCTCCTTTAACTGTGTGGAGCATCTGTTATCAGTCTCACCTGATTGGACTGTCCGTTGTCATCACAACCTCCAAATATGTACATGTGTCCATTCAGGGAGCAGCCACAGGTCCCGGACATAGAGGGCGGGACTTCCCCTGTCATGTGAAACACCTCCCttcaaaaaaagttgaaaaatgtGGACAAACGACTCACTAATTCCTTCACATTCACCTTTGTCATGACACATTCTACAACCACAAAAAGAGTGCAGAAAGAGCTCATGACTCAACTGAAAGCAGAAGAGTAAGAGAAATGTGTTACAATCATTGGAAAACATGCATTACTATTCTTTGTTTTGACTACAAACAAGCACAATTTGAATTCATTAAATATTCTTACCATACACCTTGTTCGAAGTCATATACCCAGATTTCCTCCTTGGGTAGGAAAACTTCATCATCAGCAACTGACTGTGGAGCATACAACATGTCTATTACTATGAAATAAATATGTGTAGTAGTCTGACAGTCTTTAGTCTGTCAGTGCTACAGAAACATATCATTAtaggagagaaaacaggtgaGTCCAATTCGAAAGCACATTAGTAAAATTATGAAAGTTTGCCAATCTGAACTTTCCAGAGTAGGTTTCTGAAGGCCAGCCATGAGATAGcatacaataaaatgaaataaggtaaggtaaggtaaggtaacatgagataagataagacctTTAGTGATTGCCCAGATGGGAAATTTGGATGTctcagcagcacaaggacagaaattttaaaattttaaaaataaacagtgacagtatataatataaaaaaataaacattaaactCAAACTCATTCATACAACTAGTgttatacatacatgtatatactaagtacatttattcaagtactgtacttttgatgtacttgtactttacttgagtcttttcttttcatgacacTTTCTAATTTCTGTACATCTCAGAATTTCCCTTATTTACTTTTCCACCACTCTCATCTTACAGCTTTAGCTACTATTCACTTTACAAGTAAAAATTAATGTATACAAAACATATAAagagcttataaaatatgatgttttgttatatATTAAACTATCAGCAACAGCACATACAGGTAAAGGTGACACCATTggttaattaatcaattaaccccctgacagaaaattaatttgcaacAATTCTGATAATAATTTAAGTCATTTCTGTAACTAAAACAATCCATGATTGCAGCTTCATAAATGtcaagatttgctgcttttccttttaattactTCAGTAATGGTAATTTTGAGTTTGAATAcatttgaggtttggactgttggttcGACGTCATGATAACTGTGGAGGTGTCGCTTTTGGCATCTGAATTCTTACCAGCCAAACAATCAATGGAATTAttaatccataataataataagagttAATAGGTAgcaccaccacagcagtcagtaaaatcctgcttatAAATTAATGCATGAATAATAACACTCTAATGATACAgtgtataataatataacagtcgcaggggacatttttctgcattgagtacttttacttttagtacttacagtacattttcctgattacacatacttttacttcaataaGATTTAGTGTGGaaggagtacttttacttaagtgcaggattttaatatttcctccacctctggctgTTGCCCTGACACTGTTGGACGCAGAAACTGGCCTCAAGCGAACCGGAAAGGCGTGGAACaacactgtgtgtttctctcaccATGTAGCCCCCCCACACATACAGCCGGTTCTCCTCCACCACGGCCGTGTGTCCGCTCCTCTCCCGGGCCACCAGCTCCGAGCGGTGCCTCTCAAATGCTGAATCCATGACTGGCTGCTATTAATAGGAAGGAAGCCTTTGAGCCTAAAATGACCAAATCTGTCTAAAAATGGCACCTACGGTCCATTCAAGACTTTTATTGCAGGGGAAGTAACACGTACATGCGAGCAGAGCTGACACAAACAGGCTGTCACATCTCGATTTAAgggtttaaaaaatgtgaattataTGGCATTTGTACGAAATTTCAAGGCTACGAAAGGTTACATTCGGTGGGCTTCCGTTAAATAGAGGCAcgtaaaaacaaataacaaaccAAATGCCCAAAACACGGAAGTAATACAAACAAATGTTTCTACAAAAGCAACATACTCACACGTTACGAAGCACCTTCAGACGTCGTCTGTCGCTTTGTCATGTTGtggacaacaacacacagctgacatAATGCCCTGCTCCAGCTCCACAGACAGTCAAGCggctacaaaataaaacatcacttCCGGTCCTATGCTCCTGTCAAAATTAAATCTCTGCAGACCGCTGTATGGACaccaaagtgatttttttttgtctgaggGGGTTGTAATTAAACGAATCAATAACACAATATGAAATCAGCAAGTATGTAAAGAAGACAGATCAGATATATAATAGAACTATGACATTTTTATGTAATCCaatatcttttattgttttatgaaaTTATCACACAGTCAGTTCTGTTTGTACTGACAATAACGTTTTGTATTGCAGGTTATTTTTTATTCCGTCTTGACTGATTGACACAGAATTTCTGGATTGAGAATTTTGTAGCATCAAGACACAAACCCTGTCTGAAAATGTAGCatatgattatttattttatgatgtCTTATTTGTTCATTGCCACTGCATCAATGTAATACGTTCTTTCTGTGCCAGAATGAGCACTGGTGGAAAAACATAGGTGAAATGAGAAGTATTAGATGGAATAgagccagaaaaaaaatgaaaagttaaatttcatcaacaaactgaacattatatGTGGACACATCAGCAGCACCCTATTCACTGAATCAGTTCTAATTTAGACTCATTTAGCTTAATGGCAGagttacaacaacaacatgaatgGATGCCAGGAGCTACTCCTCACACAAATAATGCTGTTGAACTAACACTTTTCCTACCATGCTTAGGAATAACCAGCACACCCTCAAACCTGCTTATTTGCCACAGAGCATGCACCAGCTTGTCTGTCACCTATTACTTGCTCTCTGTTTTTAGGAATGACATTTCCCTCTGGCACAGCAtagctctgtgtgtatgttactTTAAAAATTTGAATGTTCCAGCAATTGTTTACTGTCTTAggatttacttttttaataaaTGGCAACCCCTGCAAAAgtagctacacacacacagtcagcacagtAATTGCAACCGTTTTAAGCCTATTTAATGAGTCAGATAATGACTCATTAAATAGGCATCTGTACATTGATATTTacatactgaaataaaaatttCAGTATGTAAATATCAATGTACAGATGACTAGCACTTGGTATTTAAGACGACTGCTTTGTTGATGGCCTGTAGAAAGACATCTTCCGTTGTATTGGTGCCAGTAGTCTGGAAGGCAGGAGAGGAAGCTGATTCATGAGCACTTCATGGTTCTTCACATTCTTTGCAATGTAATCCTCACAAATCCTGTCAGCGGAAAAAGTTggttatttttatatatatatttgtatcaAGCTATTGTAAGATATATAAGAAGGTTTTACCTGAATAGAGGATATGGCTGCATTTGGGAAATGAGAACATCATTGCAGTGACCCTGAAGAGAAACAAGCAACAAAATGTTGAAGAGCATCGACAAGAccttttgaatttgttttgttgttgaaagTTTTCTTTACCTAAAACTGTTGAGGTTCATTACTCCCTATAAAACACATCTCTCTATTGTCTCTGTGATACCTACTGTGAGGTTATCAAGGATGTAGTCACAACTTCCACCAAACACAATCACATCGGAGTCTTTGCCTACACATGCCGTGTGCCACAACCTGGAACAGGAGAAAAGACGCGGAAGTCAGCGAAAATAAGTtcaaaaatcatttaaaaatatacaatCTGCAAATTCTCATTCTTTGATACCTTGGCTTATCCTTAAAGGGATGCTCGACTTCTCTCCATTTCTTCGTTTCAGCGTCAAACAGCCACCCATCGCCTGATAGAAGAAGATACGTTTTGTTGAGAAGCATTTCAAGAAGCTTACAGATATATTATTAGTGCGTGTGTTTTCTTACTCATTGGTTTGCGGTCTACACTGAGACCTCCAAACAGGAACAAGGAGCTGTCTGAAACTGCTGTGAGCGTGTGCCACGATCTGCTCTCTGGAGTGGTGGACACTGGGATTCTTTATGTGCAAATAAGCCCAAAGCATAAGCCACTTTGAATATCAATGTTGATGTTGACAGAGcgctgatgaaaataaataaataaatacagaagaGAGGCCCAAACTAAATTTATAATTGTGACAATCACaatcacatacatacatttgtgACCACGTCCATGATTCAAGGTCCAGGCAGTGGATGTCACTCATCCTGGTTTCCTGCATttaaaaggagaaggaggagttgCAAATGGCAGACTTTGATTCATGTTTCTGCACTTTTTCATTTCCAGGTGTCTACTAATGACTGTTTGCAGACATGAGAGAAGAGCTGAAAAGCATGCAGAGCTCTCACCTTGACTATGCCCCCACAAATGTACCCCCTACAACCAAGCATGGCGCTGGCGTGGGCAGCACGGGGGCCTGGAGGGCGGCCCTGCACACAGAAACGGCCAGTGTAAAAGTCtttagaaatactgaaaatgttctttaaGTAAATGAGTCTTTGTACTGTATCCAGTGCATAACTGACTCACGTGGATTTGTGGTTCGCTCCAAGTGGCGTGCATGGGGTCAAATATATGAAGCTCATTGTTCCATCCCCAAATGATAACCTCTAcctaaagaagaaaagaaaagaaaaaagagacagcTTTACAGGTGCATCAACaggattaaaaacaacaaaatctaaaataaaatgaaactcaTACTATGATCTAAGAgggaataaagaaaagaaaatataataCCCTACACATCATAAATGCTAACCATATGTTGCTGATCTCTTTCGCCCTGGCGTAGACCTGAGACAGATTAGTAGTCTGTAAAAAATATTACCCATGATGCATCATCTAAAATGAAGTTTTCATTACTGCTGCTGAACTCCTCTGGTGGTTTTTCGCCATATCCTCCGAAGTAGATGATCCTGGAGAGCATCAAAGACAAGTCCCCACCATGAAAGTGCAAATTATCTTTTAATTCATAATGGAGTGATCAAAATCAAAGTTGGTCAAATCAAGGTTGATGTTGGGCCTCTATTGATCCCTCAACTACTTGCACTCTGTTTGTGGTGCATGTATCTGCCTGCTAAATTCCCATTTGGTGCAGtgcacacagcagactgcaCGAGGCAGCTCCAATGTTTGTCCAATGtataatttatatattttttaaaaattactaACAAAGAGTTAAGACGGGGTTTTGGGGGCCCTTGAAAATCCTGGGCTCCAGGCTTTAGAAATATGTCTTGTTATTAACTAAAGAAAGAAATCCTGGATGCAGAATTGTTTAAACATACGTGCATCCTCACAGCCATAACTTACCTTCCTTTGTGAACCCAGCAGGACAGTTTTTCTCGAGGTGAGGGAGCAGAACCGATGGCATTTTTGATCTTCCTCCACGTGTTTTTACCGTCTGTCAGGCTGACACAATACATCTGTTTGAAGTAAGACACTGATCACCTCTTCATGTCAACCTTGCTCAGTCTAACAGACACTTAAAGTTTTCCATGTCAATGGCTTCAGATTTCCACCAACAGAGCCATCATCAACAGAGTCTCTGCTGCCATCCATTGTGCtgatttgtctttatttatgttttttcgCATGAGACTGAgaaatttctctttttctgaaaAATCTGAGAACCTTTTGATGGGCTGAAAAGTTGAGAAGGGTTTAATTTTTGGCAACTGATCAGCATCCcttaagacagaaaaaaatctgatgtttgtttATGGCGCCATCCTTTCTGCTCAGTATGattgttttaaaacaaattgAGAAACATGCGAAATGTATTAAATGCAATAATGGAGCCATGTGCGCACACCATTACATCAGTTACATCTACCAAAGCCATGCAGTGCATGTCAGTTATCAGCCTCACCTCATCCGTCTGTCCCATGTTATCACAGCCTCCAAATATGTACATGTGTCTATTCAAGGAGCAGCCGCAGGACCCTGACATCTTGGGCGGGACTTCCCCTGTCATGTTGAACAGCTTCCttcagaaataagaaaaaatgtgGTTAAATGACTCAAGTCCACCAATGACACAGAGAGTTTGTATTGAAACATATCCAATATTCTTACCATACACCTTGCTCTAAGTCATACACCCAGATTTCATCATTGGGGAGAGAGACATTTGCACCAGCGACTGACTGTAAAGAATACAACATGTTTGTTACTATGAAATAAACCTGTGCAGTTGCAGTTCATCTTGACAGTGATCACTGACTAATCATGATGCAACAAACACGTCTCACATACACTTgtagttgccagtttattagatGCACCTATTTAAAAAGATATAGAGGGctttaagtttgtttttcaatCTTTTGTATCTGCAGCTGCAAGAACAAGTTCAACTTGTGTCTAGCACTTACCCTGTAGCCTCCCCACACATACAGCAGGTTCTCCTCTAGAGCAGCCGTGTGTCCGCTCCTCTCATGGGGTACCAGGTCCGAGCAGTTGTTCTCTAATACAGAATCCATGACTGGCTGCAAAAAGCAATGGAAGGCTGTGTCATTTTGCTTCAATGATCGATATTGTCCACCTACGAAACACTTTTCGGAAACACGCCCATGTTAAACCGGTTACCTAATTAAAGGGCCAGGATAAGCAGCGTCGAAAACACTCCACATATTTGTCAAAAAGTTGTAAATAAAAATTGTAAGCACCCTTCAGTATTTTATCCAGAGGGGAACCGAGTGGCAGATTAAACAACATTTAGATTTCGATTAGACAACATTGACACAAGACAACATTGAATcctcacttttaaaaaaagataaagaaaatatttttttaaactctgcaaAATATACTCAAAGGCTACAATAGACTTACTtagttttttcatgttgttaaATCCATAAAACCATGTACACGttagacaaaaacagacacagtgtaGAACTTACCTTCTCTGTCATTCTGCCTGTCTCAAAATAATAACGAAAAACAATGACTTCCGGAAGTAGCAAAATAAAATTCCCAGAAATAAGCACTGTTGCTATTCTTATACAACATGCCAAGCAAAAAAATagaatagtaataataatgatggtTTTGAATGTTAATTAACGTTGTTCTATGCAAAACATTAAGAGTGGGAGGATTTTTTCAAATATCTTTATAGTTTTTTTACTTCATTATAAACTCGCATACATATATGCATTTcgaaaaacaaaatgatacaTTTTATATTGCTAGAGAATTACGTTAAAACAGtacacaaataaatatataatttccTTACAACTTTATTGTTGTTAGACAGAGGAGCGCGTGATTCTTCAGCGGAAGTGATGAAATACATGCGGAAGTTGACATTTAGCGCCAAGGCTTGAGTCGGACAGTGGCAGACATGGATGTTTCTCGCAAAATAAAGTCAAAAGTGTCCGCTGGCTTCAAGATGCGGGGACTTATACTACGACCGTATGTATTTTAATTATGTTCTAGCGACGATAGGATGTGTTTTGCTAGTGTTGTAACGTTGCTAGCAGTCGTGCAGAAAGAGCTAACCGTTAACACGATTTAACTGTCACCACAAAGGCAGTGAGCTTTATACTAGCGGTGATAGGAAAATAAGCAATAACAACATGATGCAGGTTGTGGTTTTGTGtaagttttcatgttttctttattgttttctacCCTGTTTCACAATTCATAtgacattttactgcttttaatCGTGCCCTCTTAGCTTAAATGCTTGTAGTAATTTTGCTTCAATTCACTAATACTATTGTCAACACTTATACTTCAACTTAAACGTCACCTGGTTGCAGGGCTTAACCTCAGCTGTATCACATTCACTTCAACTGGCACCTCAGCTCCTTTCAGTGCTGCACTGACACTTCAACTCGTTTAATGCTCCATCTGACAAGCAAAGATTTAATGGCATTCACCTTGTGTAACTTATATTGTttctaaagctcacaaatttTAGAAGTTTCAATTGTTTCTTGTGAGTTTTTTCAGTTAAAGCCAGCTGACATGCATTTTCATGAGGAAATGAAGCTTTTTCTAGTTTCCTACCAGCagtcaaaagaaagaaagagcaacaATTGATGGAtgctttcttgttgttttgtgctCCAGTGAGGCCAGCAGGTACCTTGTGGAAGTGCTGGAGTCTGTCAGTCCCTCTGAACTGGATGAAGTTGTTGAAAGGGTCCTGGATGCAGTAGAAAAGCAACCGTGTAAGTACAGCAGCACTGCCGGTCACTACAGATCAAACCGTGATTAGTGCACAATCTGTTGAGTGCagcactgatgtgtttctgtgttttcctgaagTATGTTTGCAGAGTATGAACgcacacatgtgtgttttgtgtttcaaaCAGTGTCTTCTAATATGATCGAGCTGTCTGTGGTGGAAAGTGCTGTGCAGGATTGCTCTCAGTCATGTGATGAAACCATGTGAGTGTTTTGATCAACACATCACttatttagtctataaaatgtttaaaatatcaGTGACAGATGCTCCTTACAAGTTATTGGAGCTATCA
Coding sequences:
- the LOC121618636 gene encoding kelch domain-containing protein 1-like; the protein is MTEKPVMDSVLENNCSDLVPHERSGHTAALEENLLYVWGGYRSVAGANVSLPNDEIWVYDLEQGVWKLFNMTGEVPPKMSGSCGCSLNRHMYIFGGCDNMGQTDEMYCVSLTDGKNTWRKIKNAIGSAPSPREKLSCWVHKGRIIYFGGYGEKPPEEFSSSNENFILDDASWVEVIIWGWNNELHIFDPMHATWSEPQIHGRPPGPRAAHASAMLGCRGYICGGIVKETRMSDIHCLDLESWTWSQIIPVSTTPESRSWHTLTAVSDSSLFLFGGLSVDRKPMSDGWLFDAETKKWREVEHPFKDKPRLWHTACVGKDSDVIVFGGSCDYILDNLTGHCNDVLISQMQPYPLFRICEDYIAKNVKNHEVLMNQLPLLPSRLLAPIQRKMSFYRPSTKQSS